GCTGGGTCGTCATCGTCTCCGGCCTGGCATGGGGCTTCGGCTACTTCGGCCAGCCGCACATCCTGGCCCGCTTCATGGGCATCCGCTCGGTGACGGACATCCCCAAGGCCGGGTTCGTCAGTGTGGCCTGGGCGGTCTCCGCGATGGCCCTGGCGGTCCTGGTCGGCTTCATCGGCATCGCCTACTTCGACACCCCGCTCGACTCCCCGGAACAGGTCTTCCCGCGCCTGATCGAGGCCCTGACGCACCCGTTGGTCGCCGGTCTCCTCCTGGCCGCCATCCTGGCCGCGGTGATGAGCACGGCCGACTCCCAGCTCCTGGTGGCCGCGTCGGCGCTCACCGAGGACGGCTACAAGGCCTTCGTCGACAAGGACGCCGCGCCCCGGTCGCTGCTCTGGATCAGCCGCGGCACGGTGGTCGCCGTCGCCGTGATCGCCGCCTGCGTGGCGCTGTGGGGCAACCAGTCCGTCATGGATCTGGTCGGTTACGCCTGGGCGGGCTTCGGTGCGGGCTTCGGGCCTGTCCTGCTGCTGGCGCTGTTCTGGAAGCGGATGACCTGGGTCGGTGCGCTCGCCGGCATGATCGCCGGTGGCGCCACCGCGATCATCTGGGACATCGTCGACAGCGCCTACCTGGGCATCGGCCTGTACGCGATGCTCCCGGCCATCCTGCTGAGCTTCGTCGCGATCTTCGCCCTCAACGGGATGGGTCGGGTCAGCCCGCAGATGGCGGATGACTTCGACAAGGTCGTCCGTGAGATCGAGGAGGCCAAGCAGGCTTCCTGACTCCGCCGGACAGGGTCCGCGGCTCACCAGGGGCGAGCCGCGGACCCTGTGGTGAACGGCCTGCCGTGCCCGTGTCGTGTTCGGCACGGGCACGCTCGCGCCCTGGCGTCCCCGGTGCTCGTAGCGGTAGAACGGTGACATGTCGTCACTGACGGAACACCCCGCCGCCTGGACCCGCATCGACGTCCCCGAGGGGTTGGGGCTCGGCGCGCTCCTGCCCGAACCGGACGGCCACCGGCTGGAGGCGGGGGAGACCGTGGTGGAGGGGGAGGAGCGCTTCTTCACGCGTTTCACGGTCCGTACGGACCTGGCCTGGACGACCCGGGAGGTCCGCGCCGAGGTGCTCTCCGCCTCCGGTCTGGAATCGGTCACCCTCCGGGCGCAGGACGGCCACTGGGCCGACGCCCACGGCAACCCCCTCGCCGAACTGGTGGGCTGCCTGGACGTGGACGTCGCGGCCACCCCCCTCACCAACACCCTCCCGATCCGGCGGTTGGGCCTGCGGCCCGGGGAGCACCGGGACATCGCGGTCGCGTGGATCGACATCCCCTCCCTGCGCATCCGCCGCGTCCGCCAGCGCTACACCCGCCACCCGGCCGAGGCCGGCCTGGAGCTGTACACCTACCGGGACCCCCTGCACGGCGAGTACCGGCTGTCCGTGGACGGCGACGGCCTGGTGGTGGACTACGAGCGGTTCGCCCGAAGACTGCGCTCGGAGCCCTGATCCCTGAACCGGGAGCCGCTGTGCCCGGAGGCCGGAGTCCTGTTCCCTCCCCGGCACAGGTCATAATCGGGGGGCACACGCACCACACGCAGGGAGCGCACGTGACCGAGACCGAGCTGAGCCAGGAACGCCGCGAGATCATCCGCGACCTCGAAGTCCCCGAGCACTTCGACGCCGCGGCCGAGATCGAGCGCCGCGTGGCCTTCCTCGCCGAGAGACTCACCACGACCGGCGCCCGCGCGCTGGTCCTGGGGATCAGCGGTGGCGTGGACTCGCTCACCGCCGGTCGCCTGTGCCGCCTGGCCGTCGACCGGGCCTGCGAGAGCGGGCACGAGGCCGAGTACGTGGCCATGCGCCTGCCCTACGGGGTTCAGAAGGACGAGAAGGACGCCGCCCGGGCCGTGGAGTTCGGCGCTCCGGACCGCTGCCTGACCGTGGACGTGCGTCCGGCCACCGACGCCATGGCGGCCTCCCTCGGCGAGGGCGGCATGACCTACGAGGACGCCGCCGCCGAGGACTTCGTGGTCGGCAACATCAAGGCCCGGCAGCGGATGATCGCCCAGTACGCGGTCGCGGGCGGACTGGGCGGCCTGGTGGTCGGTACCGACCACGCCGCCGAGGCGGTCACGGGGTTCTTCACCAAGTACGGCGACGGCGGGGCGGACCTGGTGCCCCTGACCGGCCTGACCAAGCGCCGGGTGCGCGCGGTCGCCGCCGAGCTCGGT
This DNA window, taken from Nocardiopsis exhalans, encodes the following:
- the putP gene encoding sodium/proline symporter PutP; translated protein: MLASVATFGVYLVVMVAIGLWVYRRTVSQSDFVLGGRQLNSWVAGLSANASDFSGWLLLGLPGAIYVSGLGEAWIAVGLAAGFAGSWILIAPRLRVYTERVTDSRSGGESDSLTLSSFLENRFEDRSRSLRAVSAVLIIVFYFFYVASGLVAMAALFDQVFGLDPAPAIAIGVSIVVLYTVLGGFLAVSYTDVIQAVMMWAALLVVPVLAITAMGGLGGLAEGVTDKGDGLLSAMGGMSLDGDAGAWVSTETLGWVVIVSGLAWGFGYFGQPHILARFMGIRSVTDIPKAGFVSVAWAVSAMALAVLVGFIGIAYFDTPLDSPEQVFPRLIEALTHPLVAGLLLAAILAAVMSTADSQLLVAASALTEDGYKAFVDKDAAPRSLLWISRGTVVAVAVIAACVALWGNQSVMDLVGYAWAGFGAGFGPVLLLALFWKRMTWVGALAGMIAGGATAIIWDIVDSAYLGIGLYAMLPAILLSFVAIFALNGMGRVSPQMADDFDKVVREIEEAKQAS
- a CDS encoding putative glycolipid-binding domain-containing protein, giving the protein MSSLTEHPAAWTRIDVPEGLGLGALLPEPDGHRLEAGETVVEGEERFFTRFTVRTDLAWTTREVRAEVLSASGLESVTLRAQDGHWADAHGNPLAELVGCLDVDVAATPLTNTLPIRRLGLRPGEHRDIAVAWIDIPSLRIRRVRQRYTRHPAEAGLELYTYRDPLHGEYRLSVDGDGLVVDYERFARRLRSEP
- the nadE gene encoding ammonia-dependent NAD(+) synthetase; protein product: MTETELSQERREIIRDLEVPEHFDAAAEIERRVAFLAERLTTTGARALVLGISGGVDSLTAGRLCRLAVDRACESGHEAEYVAMRLPYGVQKDEKDAARAVEFGAPDRCLTVDVRPATDAMAASLGEGGMTYEDAAAEDFVVGNIKARQRMIAQYAVAGGLGGLVVGTDHAAEAVTGFFTKYGDGGADLVPLTGLTKRRVRAVAAELGAPEDLVHKVPTADLETLTPQKPDEDALGLTYEQIDDFLEGLPVSDHVTRTLVDRYRVTAHKRALPTAP